One stretch of Excalfactoria chinensis isolate bCotChi1 chromosome 2, bCotChi1.hap2, whole genome shotgun sequence DNA includes these proteins:
- the CSRNP1 gene encoding cysteine/serine-rich nuclear protein 1 — MSGVLKRKYEELGDDSTYCSSSSCSPLSSSASSGWDSDEDNSRGDSKPSSAVAPGFTPTSILKKSKRLKKNNVEFDRVTVFYFPRCQGFTSVPSRGGCTLGMVSKHSSSRQFTLAEFSKEQENVRREKLEEKLKEEKLEALKWKLTMNGTKESEEANQLTIEDISDDDIDISNVDLEDGFFLQPYPAKKRRALLKAVGVKKIDKEEKRELHSIRLSREDCGCDCQEVCDPETCSCSLAGIKCQMDHTSFPCGCTKDGCGNTEGRIEFNQARVQTHFIHTIMKLELEKQQQSSEGVAEVEPPFRERLPQLGCTTAKGPLEERTAPLAPAFQFSPELEALGENSCSSDMTDSSISSHPSEDLEEPYESLPSDKSQSDIDDDGLARILHFNDSDAEEEGDHCQDNLSCFHPADFFIEDHGCEAKPGPGASSHLSECLDENANQDSGGLLEEAMHSRCDGVSCCAPAPAESCSKSYADLSLSSDSLDFFQSFSDYNLGPLYNSLKEYENLDNFSALQFQLPNFPGFPQAGDQGSCFLESLIGLSESVPETPAPFTDNQLLEDAIKSSLMETVKV, encoded by the exons ATGAGCGGGGTGTTGAAAAGGAAGTATGAAGAGCTGGGGGATGACAGCACCtactgctcctcctcctcctgctcccctcTGTCCTCCTCGGCATCCTCAGGCTGGGACTCAGATGAGGACAACTCTCGTGGAGACAGCAAGCCCAGCTCTGCCGTAGCACCTGGCTTTACCC CCACGTCCATCCTGAAGAAATCCAAACGGCTAAAGAAGAACAATGTGGAGTTTGACCGGGTCACTGTGTTCTACTTCCCACGCTGCCAGGGCTTCACGAGCGTGCCGAGCCGTGGGGGCTGCACGCTGGGGATGGTGAGCAAACACAGCTCATCCCGACAGTTCACGTTAGCAGAGTTTTCCAAGGAGCAAGAAAACGTTCGTCGGgagaaactggaagagaaatTGAAAGAGGAGAAGTTGGAAGCTTTGAAATGGAAA CTCACCATGAACGGCACAAAGGAATCGGAGGAAGCCAACCAGCTCACAATTGAAGACATCTCCGACGATGACATCGACATCAGCAACGTGGACCTGGAGGATGGCTTCTTCCTCCAGCCCTACCCAGCCAAGAAGAGGCGTGCGCTGCTCAAAGCTGTTGGGGTGAAGAAGATTGACAAGGAAGAGAAGCGGGAGCTGCACAGCATCCGTCTGTCCCGAGAGGACTGTGGCTGTGACTGTCAGGAGGTCTGCGATCCCGAgacctgcagctgcagcttggCAGGCATTAAGTGCCAG ATGGATCACACTTCCTTCCCCTGTGGCTGTACCAAGGACGGCTGTGGCAACACGGAAGGCAGGATTGAGTTCAACCAGGCCCGGGTGCAGACCCACTTCATCCACACCATCAtgaagctggagctggagaagcagcagcagagcagtgaaggGGTGGCAGAGGTTGAACCTCCCTTCCGGGAGCGTTTGCCTCAGCTGGGCTGCACAACGGCAAAGGGGCCCTTGGAGGAACGCACAGCGCCACTGGCCCCCGCCTTCCAGTTCAGCCCTGAGTTGGAAGCCCTGGGGGAGAACAGCTGTAGCAGCGACATGACGGactcctccatctcctcccacCCCAGCGAGGACCTGGAGGAACCCTACGAGAGCCTCCCCTCTGACAAGTCCCAGTCGGACATTGATGATGATGGCTTGGCACGCATCCTCCACTTCAACGATTCAGATGCCGAGGAGGAGGGAGACCACTGTCAGGATAACCTGAGCTGTTTCCACCCCGCTGACTTCTTTATTGAGGACCATGGCTGTGAGGCCAAGCCTGGCCCTGGGGCCTCATCCCACCTCTCTGAGTGCCTGGATGAGAATGCCAACCAGGACAGTGgtgggctgctggaggaggccATGCACTCGCGCTGTGATGGGGTGTCGTGTTGCgccccagccccagctgagTCGTGTTCCAAGAGCTATGCCgacctcagcctttcctctgaCTCCTTGGATTTCTTCCAGTCTTTCTCAGACTATAACTTGGGACCCCTTTACAACTCCTTGAAGGAGTACGAGAACCTTGATAACTTCTCAGCATTACAGTTTCAGTTGCCTAATTTCCCCGGTTTCCCGCAAGCTGGAGATCAGGGCTCCTGTTTCTTGGAGTCTCTCATTGGTTTGTCCGAATCCGTCCCCGAAACCCCAGCCCCTTTCACAGACAATCAGCTTTTGGAGGACGCCATCAAGTCATCACTGATGGAAACGGTGAAGGTGTGA